In the Drosophila gunungcola strain Sukarami unplaced genomic scaffold, Dgunungcola_SK_2 000001F, whole genome shotgun sequence genome, one interval contains:
- the LOC128261971 gene encoding xaa-Pro aminopeptidase ApepP gives MKRSTTQILARLRELMLRAQPGDSGCIAAYIVPSDDAHQSEYQCQHDERRSFVSGFDGSAGTAVVTTDSALLWTDGRYYQQAEKQLDSNWVLMKDGLTTTPSIGAWLAKNLPRGSAVGVDPRLLSFRVWKPIETELNAAECQLVPIEKNLIDEVWGADQPAQTSNPIITLKLEHSGVTIAKKWEVVRKQLKDKNVDALVVSALDEIAWFLNLRGSDIDFNPVFFAYLIVTSDELLLCVDSSKLPTDFAQHQTENNVKITILPYASIGLEISKIVSTKESKIWIAPTSSYYLTALIPKSRRFQEVTPVCVLKAIKNDVEIEGFVNSHIRDGVALCQYFAWLEDQVKRGVQVDEMSGSDKLESFRASKDKYMGLSFTTISASGPNGSVIHYHPKEETNRKINDTEIYLCDSGAQYLDGTTDVTRTLHFGEPTDFQREAYTRVLKGQLSFGSTVFPAKVKGQVLDTLARKALWDVGLDYGHGTGHGVGHFLNVHEGPMGVGIRLMPDDPGLQANMFISNEPGFYQDGEFGIRVEDIVQIVPAVQVAHNFANRGALTFKTITMCPKQTKMIKKELLSEVEVKLLNSYHQQVWETLSPILSREGDEFTLAWLKKEVLPI, from the coding sequence ATGAAGCGGAGCACCACCCAGATTCTGGCCAGGCTGAGGGAGCTGATGCTGCGGGCCCAGCCGGGCGATTCCGGCTGCATAGCGGCGTACATAGTGCCCTCGGACGACGCCCACCAGTCGGAGTACCAGTGCCAGCATGACGAGCGGCGCTCCTTTGTCAGCGGATTCGATGGATCCGCGGGCACGGCAGTGGTTACCACCGATTCCGCCCTGCTCTGGACCGACGGGCGGTACTATCAGCAGGCGGAGAAGCAGCTGGACTCCAATTGGGTGCTCATGAAGGACGGGCTGACCACCACGCCCTCGATTGGCGCCTGGCTGGCCAAGAACCTGCCCCGGGGCAGCGCTGTGGGCGTGGATCCCCGGCTGCTCTCGTTCCGCGTCTGGAAACCCATCGAAACGGAGCTCAACGCCGCCGAATGCCAACTGGTGCCCATTGAGAAGAACCTCATCGACGAGGTCTGGGGTGCGGATCAGCCGGCGCAGACTTCCAACCCGATTATCACCCTGAAACTGGAGCATTCCGGCGTGACCATCGCCAAGAAGTGGGAGGTGGTGCGCAAGCAGCTCAAGGACAAGAATGTGGATGCTCTGGTGGTCAGTGCGCTCGACGAGATCGCTTGGTTCTTGAACCTTCGCGGCTCCGATATCGACTTTAACCCCGTGTTCTTTGCCTACTTGATTGTGACCAGCGATGAGCTACTGCTCTGTGTGGACTCCAGCAAACTACCCACTGACTTTGCCCAGCATCAAACGGAGAACAATGTGAAGATCACCATTCTGCCCTACGCCTCGATTGGCTTGGAAATCAGCAAGATTGTGTCGACCAAGGAGTCGAAGATTTGGATTGCGCCGACCAGCAGCTACTATCTAACTGCCCTGATACCCAAATCACGTCGCTTTCAGGAGGTCACGCCCGTCTGCGTTCTAAAGGCCATTAAAAACGATGTGGAGATCGAGGGCTTTGTCAACAGCCACATTCGCGATGGCGTTGCTCTGTGCCAGTACTTCGCCTGGCTGGAGGATCAGGTGAAGAGAGGTGTGCAAGTGGACGAAATGTCTGGTTCCGATAAGCTGGAATCATTCCGTGCGTCGAAGGATAAGTACATGGGCCTAAGCTTCACCACAATCAGTGCTTCAGGGCCAAATGGCTCTGTTATCCACTATCACCCGAAGGAGGAGACCAACAGGAAGATCAACGACACGGAAATCTATCTGTGCGATTCGGGGGCTCAGTATTTGGACGGCACCACGGATGTGACGAGGACCCTGCACTTTGGCGAACCCACCGACTTCCAGCGGGAAGCCTACACTCGTGTGTTGAAGGGCCAACTGAGCTTTGGCTCCACCGTGTTCCCGGCCAAGGTCAAGGGTCAGGTGCTGGACACCCTGGCCCGGAAGGCACTTTGGGACGTGGGACTGGACTACGGCCATGGCACTGGCCACGGAGTGGGTCACTTCCTAAACGTCCACGAAGGTCCCATGGGCGTGGGAATTCGCCTGATGCCCGACGATCCCGGTCTCCAGGCAAACATGTTCATTTCCAATGAGCCTGGCTTCTACCAGGACGGAGAATTCGGCATTCGTGTCGAGGATATTGTGCAAATCGTGCCCGCCGTCCAAGTGGCTCACAATTTTGCCAACCGTGGCGCCCTGACTTTCAAGACAATCACCATGTGCCCGAAGCAAACTAAAATGATCAAAAAGGAGCTGCTATCGGAGGTGGAAGTGAAGCTGCTCAACAGCTACCATCAGCAAGTCTGGGAGACTCTGTCACCGATCTTGTCGCGCGAGGGAGACGAGTTTACTCTAGCCTGGCTCAAGAAGGAAGTTCTGCCAATTTAA
- the LOC128261978 gene encoding phenoloxidase-activating factor 1-like, which translates to MFGGSQVYFLFWALFNILSPIRGQHECGMVRESDLYNGKKVTEADEYTWIGRVGHGESRDSRAEFKCLSVLVSQRYAILPAHCAMDGDSGVPTFMELGTWRVYNPVHLGVCRPNRGGFCVPPKHQVDIEELVVHPRHRRHPSPGFLQYDIALAKLVRSVELTDYLQPICLPPADGDEANQVGQRLEMAGFKIPASAGWRVREDDDWRQKVTVHTASFQYCTSKKMIPVQLSENNLCAVRDKHDNFYPGSPLMGIEVVDGKPKNFYLIGISSGIISLPDADRDTFAVLRIAPFRKWILKNMHSNLTAE; encoded by the exons ATGTTTGGCGGCAGtcaagtatattttttattctggGCATTATTTAACATATTATCGC CAATTCGCGGGCAGCATGAGTGTGGAATGGTGCGGGAAAGCGACCTCTACAATGGCAAGAAGGTGACCGAAGCGGATGAGTACACCTGGATTGGTCGCGTTGGGCACGGGGAATCAAGAGACTCCAGAGCGGAGTTTAAATGCCTTTCGGTACTGGTCAGCCAACGTTATGCGATCCTTCCCGCCCACTGTGCAATGGATGGGGATTCGGGCGTACCCACGTTTATGGAGCTCGGGACCTGGCGAGTCTACAATCCCGTTCATCTGGGTGTTTGTCGTCCGAATCGAGGTGGGTTCTGCGTTCCGCCTAAGCATCAGGTGGACATCGAGGAGCTGGTTGTCCATCCGCGACACCGCAGACATCCGAGTCCGGGCTTCCTTCAGTACGACATCGCCCTAGCCAAGCTTGTGCGGAGCGTGGAACTCACGGACTACTTGCAGCCCATCTGCCTGCCACCTGCGGATGGCGATGAGGCCAACCAAGTCGGACAGCGACTGGAAATGGCGGGATTCAAGATTCCGGCATCGGCTGGATGGCGGGTGAGGGAGGACGACGACTGGCGGCAAAAGGTGACGGTGCACACGGCCAGTTTTCAGTACTGCACCTCGAAAAAAATGATCCCTGTCCAGCTGTCCGAGAATAATCTGTGTGCAGTGCGAGACAAGCACGACAACTTTTATCCCGGATCACCGCTAATGGGAATCGAGGTGGTGGACGGAAAACCTAAAAACTTTTACCTCATCGGAATATCGAGCGGTATCATTTCACTGCCTGACGCGGATCGCGATACATTCGCAGTGTTACGCATAGCGCCATTCAGGAAGtggattttgaaaaacatgCACTCAAATCTAACCGCTGAGTGA